One region of Clostridiales bacterium genomic DNA includes:
- a CDS encoding type I restriction endonuclease subunit R, which translates to MNEAKLELSVMELFQNEGYEYVSGDSILREVTDVLLRDDLRAYLATKYAKEGITPSEIESIILSLVRASHDPLYDANKEMLTKMTEGFIFRREDKTKKDIFIRLIDFKNKDANIFKIVNQVEIQGVSQLRIPDAVVYINGLPVVVIEFKSATRENATIYNAYEQLTVRYTRDIPDLFKYNAFVVISDGVNNKYGSLFADYDYFYAWRKVDDGVSEVDGINSLYSLVKGLFRKDRLLAVIKDFIYFPDQSQKELKVVCRYPQYFAATKLLENIKLHQKPQGDGKGGTYFGATGCGKSITMLFLTRMLMRSEYFKSPTVVLITDRTDLDTQLSSTFCNAKKFIGDNTVESIESRADLREKLQGRASGGVYLTTIQKFTEDIQLLSDRTNIICISDEAHRSQVNLEQQVKVTDKGVQRRYGFAKYLHDSLPNATYVGFTGTPIDATIDVFGSVVDKYTMTESVKDGITVNLVYEGRAAKVTLDKNKLEEIEAYYAQCAEEGSNENQIEESKKAMSQLDVVLGDPDRLEAIANDFVAHYEKRVSEGATVCGKAMFVCANRAIAFSLYEKIKAIRPQWTDVREADEGVDLTDKERKEIKPIAKMNMVMTRSKDDIPALWNLLGNDDYKKELDRQFKKVKSNFKIAIVVDMWLTGFDVPELDTMYIDKPVQQHTLIQTISRVNRVCKGKDKGLIVDYIGIKNSMNKALRIYTDYKENDIEEIGKSVIIVRDTLEVLDAMFKTFNVKPFFDGTPLEQLDCLNHAVEFVQLSKEMEDRFMQLVKRLKDAYNLCSGGDELSDAERDKIHFYLAVRSVLFKLTKGEAPDTAQMNKRVAKLIEEAIQAEGVSEIFTVEKDTPRLEQDIFSDEYIERINRIPMVNTKIKLLQRLLKRAIDDYKRINRIKGIDFTERMNAIVELYNARRRDKAFANEVLDDVAEQLTKLLKELGNDKLSFEALNISFEEKAFFDILEIIAKKYNFYDEYIEKYGNESLLKLAKEIKTIVDDKAKYAAWSARDDIKAELKVNIILKLAEYHYPPVTVDEVYKEVLAQAENFRKYSE; encoded by the coding sequence ATGAATGAAGCTAAATTAGAATTATCCGTAATGGAGTTATTTCAAAACGAAGGGTACGAATATGTATCCGGCGACAGCATTTTGCGCGAAGTCACGGATGTGCTACTTCGGGACGATTTGCGTGCGTATCTTGCGACTAAATATGCGAAAGAGGGGATAACTCCTTCCGAAATCGAAAGTATTATTTTGAGTTTAGTCAGAGCTTCGCACGATCCGCTGTACGACGCGAATAAAGAGATGCTTACTAAAATGACAGAGGGCTTCATTTTTCGCCGTGAGGATAAGACAAAGAAGGACATTTTTATTCGGCTTATCGATTTTAAAAATAAAGACGCGAATATTTTTAAGATAGTCAATCAAGTGGAAATTCAAGGCGTGTCTCAACTTCGTATTCCCGATGCGGTTGTTTATATAAACGGCTTACCGGTAGTGGTGATTGAGTTTAAAAGCGCTACTAGAGAGAACGCCACGATATACAATGCCTACGAGCAGCTGACTGTGCGCTATACGCGAGATATTCCAGATTTGTTCAAGTACAATGCTTTTGTGGTAATTAGCGACGGGGTTAACAATAAGTACGGTTCACTATTTGCCGATTACGACTATTTTTATGCGTGGAGAAAGGTTGACGATGGAGTGAGCGAGGTTGACGGTATAAATTCGTTGTATTCGCTTGTTAAAGGGTTGTTCCGCAAGGACAGGCTGTTAGCAGTTATAAAAGACTTTATATATTTCCCCGATCAATCGCAAAAGGAATTAAAAGTGGTTTGCCGCTATCCGCAATATTTTGCGGCAACAAAGCTATTGGAAAATATAAAGCTTCACCAAAAGCCGCAAGGTGACGGTAAAGGCGGTACATATTTCGGTGCTACGGGTTGCGGCAAGAGTATTACAATGCTTTTTCTGACCCGTATGCTTATGCGGAGCGAGTATTTCAAGAGTCCGACGGTTGTTTTGATTACAGACAGAACTGATCTCGATACTCAGCTTTCCTCTACATTTTGCAATGCCAAAAAGTTTATCGGAGATAATACGGTTGAGAGTATTGAGTCGCGGGCAGACTTGCGCGAAAAATTACAGGGTAGAGCAAGCGGTGGCGTGTATTTAACGACTATACAAAAGTTTACAGAAGATATTCAGCTACTTTCAGATAGAACGAATATTATTTGTATTTCTGACGAGGCACATCGTTCGCAAGTAAATTTAGAACAGCAAGTGAAGGTAACTGATAAAGGCGTTCAGCGGCGTTATGGCTTTGCAAAATATTTGCACGATTCGTTACCGAATGCAACTTACGTCGGGTTTACGGGTACGCCTATCGACGCGACAATCGATGTGTTCGGCTCGGTGGTAGATAAATATACTATGACAGAATCTGTTAAGGATGGCATTACTGTCAATCTTGTTTATGAAGGCCGTGCGGCGAAAGTTACGCTTGATAAAAACAAGTTAGAGGAAATAGAAGCCTATTATGCGCAATGTGCGGAAGAAGGCTCAAACGAAAATCAGATAGAAGAAAGTAAAAAAGCAATGTCGCAGTTAGATGTCGTTCTCGGCGATCCAGACAGATTGGAAGCGATTGCAAATGATTTTGTTGCGCATTACGAAAAGCGTGTAAGCGAAGGTGCAACCGTTTGCGGCAAAGCTATGTTTGTGTGCGCTAACAGAGCAATAGCGTTTAGTTTATATGAAAAAATCAAGGCGATTCGTCCGCAGTGGACTGACGTGAGGGAAGCGGATGAGGGCGTTGATCTTACCGATAAAGAACGTAAAGAGATAAAACCAATTGCCAAAATGAATATGGTAATGACGCGCTCGAAAGATGATATTCCTGCATTGTGGAATCTTCTCGGTAATGATGATTACAAAAAGGAACTCGACAGACAATTTAAGAAAGTTAAGTCGAATTTCAAAATTGCAATTGTAGTGGATATGTGGCTTACAGGTTTTGATGTCCCCGAACTCGATACAATGTACATAGACAAGCCGGTGCAACAGCATACTCTTATTCAAACCATATCGCGCGTCAACCGTGTTTGCAAAGGCAAGGACAAAGGTCTTATCGTTGATTATATCGGTATTAAAAACAGTATGAATAAGGCATTGCGCATATACACCGATTACAAAGAAAATGATATAGAAGAAATAGGCAAGTCGGTTATTATAGTGCGTGATACGTTGGAAGTTTTGGATGCAATGTTTAAGACTTTCAATGTAAAGCCGTTTTTTGACGGTACTCCGTTGGAGCAACTTGATTGTCTTAATCACGCCGTTGAGTTTGTGCAACTGTCGAAAGAAATGGAAGATCGTTTTATGCAACTTGTAAAGCGGTTGAAAGATGCTTATAATTTGTGTAGCGGCGGCGATGAGCTTTCGGATGCCGAGCGCGATAAAATTCATTTCTATCTTGCCGTGCGTTCTGTACTATTTAAACTTACGAAAGGTGAAGCACCCGATACGGCGCAAATGAATAAGCGAGTTGCCAAACTCATAGAGGAAGCAATACAGGCGGAAGGTGTATCGGAAATTTTTACTGTAGAAAAAGACACGCCGCGGTTGGAGCAAGATATTTTCAGTGATGAGTACATTGAGCGGATTAACCGTATTCCAATGGTAAACACAAAGATTAAGTTACTACAGCGGCTTTTGAAACGCGCAATAGATGACTATAAGAGAATAAACCGGATAAAAGGCATTGATTTTACTGAAAGGATGAATGCCATAGTGGAATTGTACAATGCTCGTCGTAGAGATAAGGCATTTGCAAACGAAGTGCTTGACGATGTTGCTGAACAACTGACCAAATTATTGAAAGAACTCGGCAACGATAAGCTTTCTTTTGAGGCGCTGAATATCTCATTTGAAGAAAAAGCGTTCTTCGATATTCTGGAGATAATAGCAAAGAAATACAACTTCTATGACGAGTACATAGAAAAGTACGGTAATGAAAGCTTGCTAAAACTTGCAAAAGAGATTAAAACGATAGTAGACGATAAGGCAAAATATGCAGCTTGGTCGGCAAGGGACGACATAAAAGCAGAACTTAAAGTGAACATCATTTTGAAGCTTGCCGAGTATCATTATCCGCCTGTTACAGTGGATGAGGTATATAAAGAGGTTCTGGCACAGGCGGAAAATTTCAGAAAGTATTCAGAATAA
- a CDS encoding selenium binding protein, giving the protein MYINLTRQSVPSQEYRELLGTAICVFNSNNAFVIENILHTNQKDYNWYDLIEKESGQLKKIIQATILTRTSREILDLFSELVEMRNRIIHSFLITDKDNEQRLATKTRVKDGNKQFVITEEYITEFIKKNETLCLKLHDYRISLRKAN; this is encoded by the coding sequence ATGTATATTAATTTAACGCGTCAAAGCGTTCCATCTCAAGAATATCGGGAACTATTAGGAACAGCGATATGTGTGTTCAATTCAAATAATGCTTTTGTTATAGAAAACATATTGCATACAAATCAAAAAGATTATAATTGGTATGACCTTATTGAAAAAGAATCTGGGCAATTAAAGAAAATCATTCAAGCAACTATATTGACGCGGACAAGCCGAGAGATTTTGGACTTATTTTCCGAATTAGTGGAGATGAGAAATAGAATTATTCACAGCTTTCTAATTACAGACAAAGATAATGAACAAAGGTTAGCGACGAAAACGAGAGTAAAAGACGGAAATAAACAATTTGTGATTACCGAAGAATATATAACGGAATTTATAAAAAAGAATGAAACACTTTGCTTGAAGTTACATGATTATAGAATTTCTTTGCGAAAAGCCAATTGA
- a CDS encoding ABC transporter substrate-binding protein, which translates to MNGIVLELQQELLSKDCDILNALRKAHIIATKLKLSEFDSWIQQELNGYSRESDAPDYRRVRGVLRAFNPYVGWIPAMIDNSSLEETICLRKLIDPISSLMDLYDNSNDIQLEYTGSILAELHKLFDAPIKMRYVLFVGSHCIKEIIEHIKDSLLQWTLKLEENEIVGADLSFTTQEKEKAQSLPQTINNYYGPTNVIAASTSNTQIAVGNNNTVTFDYGNGKNAVVEIKKSIEQEIKTKEDKDEALELLKEVNSKIAKKKKPSIIKSAFVALKDFLISVGAGITVALIEAKMNGLF; encoded by the coding sequence ATGAATGGAATAGTTTTAGAATTACAGCAAGAATTATTGTCGAAGGATTGCGACATTTTGAATGCTTTGAGAAAAGCGCATATTATTGCAACAAAATTGAAACTTTCTGAATTTGACTCTTGGATTCAGCAAGAATTAAATGGGTATAGCAGAGAAAGTGATGCCCCCGATTATAGACGTGTTCGTGGGGTTTTAAGAGCATTTAATCCTTATGTCGGTTGGATTCCCGCCATGATAGATAACTCGTCATTAGAAGAAACCATTTGTTTGCGAAAATTAATTGATCCTATAAGTTCCTTAATGGATTTATATGACAACTCTAATGATATACAGTTAGAATATACTGGAAGTATTCTTGCAGAATTGCATAAACTTTTTGATGCTCCTATTAAAATGCGTTATGTTTTGTTTGTTGGGTCGCATTGCATTAAAGAGATAATTGAACATATTAAAGATTCTCTTTTGCAATGGACGCTAAAACTAGAAGAGAACGAGATAGTTGGCGCAGATTTAAGTTTTACTACACAAGAAAAGGAAAAGGCGCAATCGTTACCCCAAACTATAAACAATTATTATGGACCAACTAATGTTATTGCTGCCTCTACGTCGAATACACAAATAGCCGTAGGTAATAACAATACTGTTACTTTTGATTATGGTAATGGAAAAAACGCTGTTGTTGAAATTAAGAAATCTATTGAGCAAGAAATAAAGACGAAAGAGGACAAAGATGAAGCTCTGGAGTTATTGAAAGAGGTTAATTCCAAAATAGCAAAAAAGAAAAAGCCAAGTATAATTAAATCCGCATTTGTGGCGTTAAAAGATTTTTTGATAAGTGTAGGTGCAGGGATAACAGTAGCGCTTATAGAGGCAAAGATGAATGGCTTATTTTAG
- a CDS encoding DUF2971 domain-containing protein → MNEVDFINAKMNRQNVQMPQFLYKYRPFDRFTFDMLDNAYVYLCPAERLDDPSECKVDFTVQDFYDLKTNRLTFMGVEMILSFIKPYTTEKNFQYIRSIVARTLMPQGTVRRHFLLDASFEIQELVPDANITPVINWLGSIPDKLNDPNIRYKFLELFSLAHDARRDMGICSLSELNNSDQMWRNYADDSKGYCIEYDTRNYENLYALYPVVYQDNRETNIVNSILSSFIGEMIFGMSYGQMAADRSQFARLFLTKDLFWSYQKEWRLLGDANQKLSAPTINAIYLGKNMPEQDKQQMIEYCKNHSINVEEKI, encoded by the coding sequence ATGAATGAAGTAGATTTTATCAACGCAAAAATGAATAGACAGAATGTGCAAATGCCGCAATTCTTGTACAAGTACAGGCCGTTTGATAGGTTTACTTTTGATATGCTTGATAATGCGTATGTATATCTTTGTCCTGCTGAAAGATTGGATGATCCAAGCGAATGTAAAGTCGATTTTACTGTCCAAGATTTTTATGACTTAAAGACAAATCGGTTGACATTTATGGGCGTGGAAATGATTTTGAGTTTTATCAAACCATATACAACCGAGAAGAATTTTCAATACATAAGAAGCATTGTAGCTCGTACGCTTATGCCGCAAGGAACTGTTAGAAGACATTTTTTATTAGATGCATCTTTTGAGATACAAGAGCTTGTGCCCGATGCCAATATTACTCCTGTTATAAATTGGCTTGGAAGCATACCTGACAAATTGAATGACCCGAACATAAGATATAAGTTTTTAGAACTGTTTTCTCTTGCGCACGATGCACGCAGGGATATGGGTATTTGTTCTTTGAGCGAATTGAATAATTCTGACCAAATGTGGCGTAACTATGCCGACGATTCAAAAGGATATTGTATTGAATACGATACACGAAACTACGAAAACTTGTATGCTCTTTATCCTGTTGTGTACCAAGACAACCGAGAAACGAATATTGTAAACAGCATTTTAAGTTCGTTTATCGGTGAGATGATTTTCGGTATGAGTTATGGTCAAATGGCGGCGGATAGATCGCAATTTGCACGATTGTTTTTAACAAAGGACTTATTTTGGTCGTATCAAAAAGAATGGCGCTTACTCGGCGACGCCAATCAAAAATTGTCTGCGCCGACGATAAATGCAATTTACTTGGGTAAGAATATGCCCGAACAGGACAAGCAGCAGATGATAGAATATTGTAAAAATCACAGCATTAATGTGGAGGAAAAAATATGA
- a CDS encoding SAM-dependent DNA methyltransferase yields MAKVAKAKQEKSMEAALWESANKLRGAVEPSEYKHVVLSLIFLKYASDKYEERKQEIIDEGHAEFVDIVDFYTMKSVFYLPPVARWSYIMENSKQSDIALKIDNALFTIESNNPNLRGALPDNYYSRLALDTNKLASLLDEINNLDITKDKEQDVMGRVYEYFLSNFALQEGKGKGEFYTPKCIVNLIAELIEPYKGKIYDPCCGSGGMFVQSMKFVQAHHGNTRDIAVYGQEATNTTLKLARMNLAIRGISANLGKKAVSTFTNDQHPDEKFDYIMANPPFNQKDWRGDKELTKDPRWDGYEVPPTSNANYGWILHMVSHLSQNGVAGFLLANGALSGEGTELAIRKQLIENKLVEAIIILPRNLFYTTDISVTLWIINRNKKAREITQNGAKKNYRAREDEILFLDLRQMGSPFEKKYIELTDGDRKRVVDTYHAWQTQEWTEKDNVHEYCYSATIQEVADKGYSLVPSKYIKFVNRDENIDYDTKMKQLQTELTELLKEEEKSKADLFAVLKDLGYEIKL; encoded by the coding sequence ATGGCGAAAGTAGCAAAAGCAAAACAAGAGAAAAGTATGGAAGCGGCTCTTTGGGAGTCGGCTAATAAATTGCGCGGCGCAGTAGAGCCGTCGGAGTATAAACACGTAGTTTTGAGCTTGATTTTCTTAAAGTATGCGAGTGATAAGTATGAAGAACGCAAGCAAGAAATAATTGACGAAGGACATGCCGAGTTTGTAGATATTGTAGATTTCTACACAATGAAGAGCGTTTTTTATCTTCCTCCGGTTGCGCGATGGTCGTATATCATGGAGAATTCCAAGCAGAGCGATATTGCTCTCAAAATTGACAACGCATTGTTTACAATAGAGAGTAACAATCCAAATTTAAGGGGAGCTTTGCCTGATAATTATTATTCGAGACTTGCGCTCGATACTAATAAATTGGCGTCGTTGCTTGATGAAATAAATAATTTAGATATAACAAAAGACAAAGAACAAGACGTAATGGGTAGGGTGTACGAATACTTCCTGTCCAATTTTGCTCTGCAAGAGGGGAAAGGCAAGGGCGAATTCTATACTCCCAAGTGCATAGTTAACTTGATTGCCGAACTTATCGAACCATATAAGGGCAAGATTTATGATCCTTGTTGCGGTTCGGGCGGTATGTTTGTGCAATCGATGAAGTTTGTACAAGCTCACCACGGCAATACGCGAGATATTGCTGTATACGGTCAGGAAGCTACGAATACCACACTCAAACTTGCACGTATGAATTTGGCGATTCGTGGGATAAGTGCCAACTTGGGCAAAAAAGCGGTAAGCACATTTACCAATGATCAACACCCCGATGAGAAGTTTGATTACATAATGGCAAATCCTCCGTTTAATCAAAAGGATTGGCGTGGGGATAAAGAACTAACGAAAGATCCACGTTGGGATGGTTATGAAGTCCCGCCTACAAGCAACGCTAACTACGGTTGGATATTGCATATGGTTTCTCACTTGTCGCAAAACGGAGTTGCCGGATTTTTGCTTGCCAATGGCGCGCTTTCAGGCGAAGGAACGGAGCTTGCCATTCGCAAACAACTGATAGAAAATAAACTTGTCGAAGCAATTATTATATTGCCTCGCAATCTGTTTTATACGACTGATATTAGCGTTACACTTTGGATAATTAATCGCAACAAAAAAGCGAGAGAGATAACGCAGAATGGCGCGAAAAAGAATTATCGTGCGCGCGAAGACGAAATTTTATTTTTGGACTTGCGGCAAATGGGCTCGCCATTTGAGAAAAAGTATATCGAGCTTACAGATGGCGACCGTAAAAGGGTTGTAGATACATATCATGCTTGGCAAACACAAGAGTGGACCGAAAAAGATAATGTCCATGAATATTGCTATTCTGCTACAATACAGGAAGTTGCAGATAAAGGATATTCGCTTGTTCCGAGCAAGTACATTAAATTCGTGAACCGTGACGAGAATATCGACTACGATACCAAAATGAAGCAACTGCAAACAGAACTTACTGAACTATTGAAAGAAGAAGAGAAATCCAAAGCGGACTTGTTTGCCGTATTAAAGGACTTGGGCTATGAAATCAAATTGTAA
- a CDS encoding DUF2326 domain-containing protein: protein MLREICCNQFYQKKIIFSDGLNVVLGTDWGDNSIGKSTFLLIVDFVLGGDTYAKSLDILKNVDPHDVCFAFVKNEESFYFARKNTEPNIVWTCDSGYNKILKMSINEYRDWLNAFYQLNLPDLSFRDAVGRYIRVYGKDNYDEKHPLNSVSGEADRDASYALLKLFDKYKPVSILSAQAEVSAKKLKAYKKAQSMEFISKIGKREYLNNLKELERLNKELELLAVNIEKGFADSDAIITEKAIEIKRSLFRVRKMRSSVLTRLNSLDESFQYKFAITNDNLSEINEFFPNINLKKLEEIEQFHHDISIIFREELKQERAELIEELKEYESKINSYVDELQELIQNPNTSKAILKQHSDLIKAIEKIQKENEAYLKLVSLEETKKSDQERLIEIESKQFSLLAADINNKMHEINDYIYNGVFNSPVISFGPKSYQFFTPNDTGTGVAFKGLVVFDLTVLLLTALPLIVHDSLILKQISDKAIEQILKLYESCGKQVIIALDKLSSYTADSAKILEQHMVLELAPNGKELFGRSWG, encoded by the coding sequence ATGTTGCGTGAAATATGCTGTAATCAGTTTTATCAAAAAAAGATTATCTTTTCTGATGGATTGAATGTCGTATTAGGTACAGACTGGGGGGACAATTCAATTGGTAAGTCAACATTCTTACTCATAGTAGATTTTGTATTAGGTGGTGACACATATGCTAAATCCTTAGATATTTTGAAGAATGTTGATCCTCATGATGTGTGTTTTGCTTTTGTAAAAAATGAAGAGAGCTTTTATTTTGCTCGAAAAAATACTGAACCTAATATCGTATGGACATGTGATAGTGGTTATAATAAAATTCTCAAAATGAGTATAAATGAATATAGGGATTGGTTGAATGCGTTCTATCAGCTAAATTTGCCGGATCTGAGTTTTAGAGACGCTGTTGGTCGATATATTCGTGTATATGGTAAAGATAATTATGACGAAAAACACCCGCTAAATTCTGTTTCAGGTGAAGCAGATAGGGATGCATCCTATGCATTATTAAAGCTTTTTGATAAATATAAACCAGTTTCGATATTATCGGCTCAAGCCGAGGTTTCAGCTAAAAAATTAAAAGCGTATAAAAAAGCTCAGTCTATGGAGTTTATAAGCAAAATAGGCAAACGAGAGTATTTAAATAACTTAAAGGAACTTGAACGATTAAATAAAGAGCTGGAGCTTTTGGCTGTTAATATAGAAAAAGGGTTTGCAGATTCTGATGCGATAATAACAGAGAAAGCGATTGAAATTAAAAGAAGTTTGTTTAGAGTAAGAAAGATGCGAAGCAGCGTTTTAACTCGACTTAACTCTTTGGATGAAAGTTTTCAATATAAGTTTGCTATAACAAATGATAATCTCTCTGAGATTAATGAGTTTTTCCCTAATATTAATTTAAAGAAACTGGAGGAAATAGAACAATTTCATCATGATATTTCAATCATATTTAGAGAGGAACTTAAACAAGAAAGAGCTGAATTAATTGAGGAATTAAAAGAATATGAATCAAAGATTAATTCATATGTAGATGAATTGCAAGAACTAATTCAAAATCCAAACACATCAAAAGCTATTTTAAAGCAGCATTCTGATTTAATAAAAGCAATTGAAAAAATTCAAAAAGAGAATGAAGCATATTTAAAATTGGTATCTTTAGAAGAAACGAAGAAATCGGATCAAGAAAGATTAATAGAAATTGAGAGTAAACAATTTTCTTTGTTGGCGGCCGATATAAACAATAAGATGCATGAAATTAATGATTATATTTATAATGGTGTATTTAATTCACCTGTAATATCTTTTGGACCTAAATCCTACCAGTTTTTTACGCCAAATGATACCGGAACTGGTGTTGCATTTAAAGGATTGGTTGTGTTTGATTTAACCGTCTTATTATTAACTGCTTTGCCATTAATAGTACATGATTCTTTGATTTTAAAACAAATATCAGATAAGGCAATTGAGCAAATTCTAAAATTGTATGAATCCTGTGGCAAGCAAGTTATTATAGCTCTTGATAAGCTTAGCTCATATACTGCGGATTCAGCTAAAATTTTAGAACAACATATGGTTTTGGAGTTGGCTCCCAATGGAAAAGAATTGTTCGGGCGTTCTTGGGGATAA
- a CDS encoding ATP-binding protein: MILNDILKIGEVREVYGHKIKVGIYSEKNVEYLNYDGIPIKNVGIGSFIIIRKGFLNIIGKVDGEFITATSLESGYAEKGRGIARTLDVSILGHLENEQFIFGVIELPLIGNFVYIIDDELQKNILDHHSQFALNLGSLIEYDNYPFKLDLQELICSHIGIFGNTGSGKSNTLAKIYTELFKVHSNNQQFKDNSSFVFFDLNGEYRNTFPDAHYYELNTIANEKYQLDERYLTDIEFWSVVLQASEKTQKPFLNECIKNYEKCKQSLDFFTLEKLSELVFNSQKNYGEIRSFIIHIFSCLGFEDEIISFDDNISIEYKKFISNTRGTLNYLTTYTELFDDMDDKVISIGHLDDIRIFSLIVYYTYCQELNKGKIAAQNIIQLFNRMDKIISELGNIFEFKRDCPNEHLVVISLFNLNAELKKLVTYIICRDKYESHKKHRGNNRLQSSLHIIIEEAHNILSYGSARESEEWKNTRLETFEEIIKEGRKFGVFLTIASQRPSDISETIISQLHNFFVHRLVNAEDLKRIYKSVAFSDSVSNNMIPILPAGGCLFSGIAANFPLLAKIDCLDQSIAPNSSNVDLIDIWGLK, encoded by the coding sequence ATGATATTGAATGACATATTGAAAATAGGTGAAGTAAGAGAAGTTTATGGACATAAAATAAAGGTTGGCATTTATAGCGAAAAAAATGTCGAATACTTAAATTATGATGGAATACCTATTAAAAATGTTGGCATAGGTAGTTTTATCATTATTAGGAAAGGTTTTTTGAATATAATAGGAAAGGTTGATGGAGAATTTATAACTGCTACATCTTTAGAAAGTGGTTATGCAGAAAAAGGACGCGGTATAGCACGGACATTAGATGTATCTATTTTGGGTCATTTAGAAAATGAACAATTTATATTTGGAGTAATTGAGCTTCCGTTAATAGGCAACTTTGTCTACATTATAGATGATGAACTGCAAAAGAATATTTTGGATCATCATTCGCAGTTTGCATTAAATTTAGGTTCTTTAATAGAATATGATAATTATCCGTTTAAATTGGATTTGCAAGAATTGATATGTAGTCATATTGGGATATTCGGAAATACCGGAAGTGGGAAGTCAAATACTTTAGCCAAGATATATACTGAACTTTTTAAGGTGCATTCAAATAATCAGCAGTTTAAAGACAATTCGTCCTTTGTCTTTTTTGATCTAAATGGGGAATATAGAAATACGTTTCCCGATGCTCATTACTATGAGTTGAATACAATTGCAAATGAAAAATATCAATTAGATGAAAGATATTTAACTGATATTGAATTTTGGTCAGTTGTTCTTCAGGCTTCTGAAAAAACACAAAAGCCGTTTTTAAATGAGTGTATTAAAAATTATGAAAAATGTAAGCAATCGCTTGATTTTTTTACTCTGGAAAAATTAAGTGAGCTTGTTTTTAATAGTCAGAAGAATTACGGTGAAATTAGATCGTTTATAATTCATATTTTTTCTTGCCTGGGTTTTGAAGATGAAATTATATCATTTGATGACAATATTAGTATTGAGTATAAGAAATTTATAAGTAATACGCGTGGAACTTTAAATTATTTGACAACTTATACTGAATTATTTGATGATATGGATGACAAAGTTATTTCTATAGGTCATCTAGATGATATTCGTATTTTTTCTTTAATCGTTTATTATACATATTGTCAAGAATTAAATAAAGGGAAGATTGCGGCTCAAAATATCATTCAATTATTTAACCGTATGGATAAAATTATATCTGAATTAGGAAATATATTTGAGTTTAAGCGCGATTGTCCTAATGAACATCTTGTTGTTATATCATTATTTAATTTGAATGCTGAGTTAAAGAAGTTAGTGACTTATATAATATGTAGAGATAAATATGAGAGTCATAAAAAGCATCGTGGAAACAATCGGTTGCAGTCGTCTCTTCATATAATTATTGAAGAAGCTCATAATATTTTATCATATGGATCAGCGCGCGAGAGTGAGGAGTGGAAGAATACACGTTTAGAAACGTTTGAAGAAATTATTAAAGAAGGTAGAAAGTTTGGAGTATTTTTGACTATTGCTAGTCAAAGGCCGTCGGATATTTCAGAAACGATTATCTCACAGTTGCATAACTTTTTTGTCCATCGCTTAGTGAATGCTGAAGATTTAAAACGGATTTATAAGTCTGTAGCATTTTCTGATTCCGTTTCTAATAATATGATTCCCATTTTACCTGCCGGTGGTTGTTTATTTTCAGGCATTGCTGCTAATTTTCCATTATTAGCAAAAATTGATTGTTTAGATCAATCTATTGCGCCTAATAGCTCTAACGTTGATTTAATAGATATTTGGGGATTGAAATAA